From Calonectris borealis chromosome 7, bCalBor7.hap1.2, whole genome shotgun sequence, one genomic window encodes:
- the LOC142084140 gene encoding synaptotagmin-15-like isoform X1, translated as MPEQAVAVAGGIIGGILLFVLIGITAYLLWKKFCHLLSYEKLTTPVKTTNANAIFQDQSTSEIQLKSTRSRSVPFIIPPTLHGRDWINLTNEEQVQEDSDPYMISQSGPRSSFHSLAGAYVVGTINPELYKFPEDKSETDFPEGNIGRLWFSIEYEQESEKLYVSLIKVRKLQPPADSCSPFVKIYLLPDERSFLQSKTKRKTLNPQFDENFVFQVSSKMLLQRTLKFLVYHVDKQKKHHLLGQVIFPLKNETLTDDNKLVIWRDLEKENLEPPSDYGDIQFSLSYNDYLGRLTVVVLRARGLKLQGESHAVSVYVKVSLMNHNKFIKSKKTAAVLGSPNPVYNETFSFKADQTELDTASLSLSVLQSIKGEKTHLLGRVVVGPFMYTRGKELEHWNEMISKPKELVKRWHALCHSI; from the exons ttctcattGGAATAACTGCATACCTGCTCTGGAAGAAATTTTGCCACCTTCTTTCTTATGAAAAGCTCACCACGCCTGTCAAAACAACAAATGCAAATGCCATTTTTCAGGATCAGTCAACTTCTGAAATTCAGCTAAAAAGCACaag ATCCAGAAGCGTTCCATTTATCATTCCACCAACACTGCATGGGCGAGACTGGATTAATCTGACGAACGAAGAACAGGTTCAGGAAGATAGTGACCCCTACATGATTTCTCAATCTGGGCCACGGTCATCATTTCATTCTTTGG CTGGAGCTTATGTTGTAGGGACCATTAACCCAGAGCTGTACAAGTTTCCCGAAGACAAAAGCGAGACAGATTTTCCTGAAGGCAACATTGGCCGCCTCTGGTTCTCCATCGAATATGAGCAAGAGTCAGAAAAGCTCTACGTCTCCTTGATCAAAGTCAGAaagctgcagcctcctgctgaTTCCTGTAGTCCGTTTGTGAAAATCTACTTGCTGCCTGATGAAAGAAGCTTCTTGCAGTCCAAAACAAAACGCAAAACCCTTAACCCGCAGTTTgatgaaaactttgtttttcag GTTTCCAGTAAAATGTTGCTCCAAAGGACTCTGAAGTTTTTGGTTTATCATGTTGATAAACAGAAGAAGCATCATCTCCTAGGCCAAGTTATCTtcccactgaaaaatgaaacattaactGATGACAACAAACTAGTCATATGGAGAgatctggagaaagaaaacttggaG CCTCCCTCGGACTACGGTGATATCCAGTTCTCCCTCAGCTACAACGACTACCTGGGCCGTCTCACTGTAGTGGTTCTGAGGGCAAGAGGATTAAAGCTCCAGGGGGAGAGCCATGCTGTCA gtgTGTATGTCAAAGTCTCACTAATGAACCATAATAAATTCATCAAAAGTAAAAAGACAGCAGCTGTTCTGGGATCTCCCAATCCAGTGTATAATGAAACCTTCAGTTTCAAGGCAGATCAGACAGAGCTGGATACAGCAAGCCTGAGTCTATCTGTGCTCCAGAGTATCAAGGGAGAAA aaacacATCTGCTAGGACGTGTAGTTGTTGGGCCTTTCATGTACACCCGCGGCAAGGAACTAGAACACTGGAATGAAATGATCAGCAAGCCCAAGGAGTTGGTTAAACGATGGCATGCTCTCTGCCACAGCATATAG
- the LOC142084140 gene encoding synaptotagmin-15-like isoform X2: MISQSGPRSSFHSLAGAYVVGTINPELYKFPEDKSETDFPEGNIGRLWFSIEYEQESEKLYVSLIKVRKLQPPADSCSPFVKIYLLPDERSFLQSKTKRKTLNPQFDENFVFQVSSKMLLQRTLKFLVYHVDKQKKHHLLGQVIFPLKNETLTDDNKLVIWRDLEKENLEPPSDYGDIQFSLSYNDYLGRLTVVVLRARGLKLQGESHAVSVYVKVSLMNHNKFIKSKKTAAVLGSPNPVYNETFSFKADQTELDTASLSLSVLQSIKGEKTHLLGRVVVGPFMYTRGKELEHWNEMISKPKELVKRWHALCHSI, translated from the exons ATGATTTCTCAATCTGGGCCACGGTCATCATTTCATTCTTTGG CTGGAGCTTATGTTGTAGGGACCATTAACCCAGAGCTGTACAAGTTTCCCGAAGACAAAAGCGAGACAGATTTTCCTGAAGGCAACATTGGCCGCCTCTGGTTCTCCATCGAATATGAGCAAGAGTCAGAAAAGCTCTACGTCTCCTTGATCAAAGTCAGAaagctgcagcctcctgctgaTTCCTGTAGTCCGTTTGTGAAAATCTACTTGCTGCCTGATGAAAGAAGCTTCTTGCAGTCCAAAACAAAACGCAAAACCCTTAACCCGCAGTTTgatgaaaactttgtttttcag GTTTCCAGTAAAATGTTGCTCCAAAGGACTCTGAAGTTTTTGGTTTATCATGTTGATAAACAGAAGAAGCATCATCTCCTAGGCCAAGTTATCTtcccactgaaaaatgaaacattaactGATGACAACAAACTAGTCATATGGAGAgatctggagaaagaaaacttggaG CCTCCCTCGGACTACGGTGATATCCAGTTCTCCCTCAGCTACAACGACTACCTGGGCCGTCTCACTGTAGTGGTTCTGAGGGCAAGAGGATTAAAGCTCCAGGGGGAGAGCCATGCTGTCA gtgTGTATGTCAAAGTCTCACTAATGAACCATAATAAATTCATCAAAAGTAAAAAGACAGCAGCTGTTCTGGGATCTCCCAATCCAGTGTATAATGAAACCTTCAGTTTCAAGGCAGATCAGACAGAGCTGGATACAGCAAGCCTGAGTCTATCTGTGCTCCAGAGTATCAAGGGAGAAA aaacacATCTGCTAGGACGTGTAGTTGTTGGGCCTTTCATGTACACCCGCGGCAAGGAACTAGAACACTGGAATGAAATGATCAGCAAGCCCAAGGAGTTGGTTAAACGATGGCATGCTCTCTGCCACAGCATATAG